The DNA segment GCCGCAAGCGACCGTAAATCGCTGTCTGTTTCGATCATTACCGACCCTTCAGGGATAAATCCGTACGGGTGGCCGAATGCAGTGATATCGACATCATGCTGGCATAGTGCACTTGCCATAATCAAATCACCGATTTTGAGTTCTTTGCTGATCCCTCCGGCGACACCGCTGAATAACAACACCTGCGCACCGAAACGCTCAATCATCACAGAAGCGGTAATCGCTGAAAAAACTTTACCGATTTTTGAATACGCAATGACCAATTCATGAACACCATAGGTACAGGTATAAAATACATTACCGGCATACTCAAACGTTTTATACGATTCAAACTTCTCTAAAATCGGGTCAATCTCTTCGCGCATTGCCCCCATAATTGCTATTTTCACTGATTCCCTTTGATCAAAAATTTTTCGCTAAATAGCGTCCCACTTTTTGGAGGCTGTTATTCAACTCAATCGAAGTCCATGAGGATTCAAAAAGGGGTAATACTGTCTCAACAGCTCCCATTGGAGAGACGACACGGCTCCCTCCCCAGAACCCCAAACCGTCTTCGAATCCGACACGGTTTACAAATACGACGTAATTATGACTGAGTAAAGCGGTAGTTTTTAAAAGTGCATCCCATTGAGACTGAATCTCGAGTTCCTCATCGTTAAACCCGCGCGCGGGTGAGGCAGCCAAAACATACACAATCTGTGCTTCAGATGCCGCGATAGCAGCGATCGTCTCTGCACGCCACACATCTTCACACACCACCATGATCGCTTCACCATAAGGAGTCATGAATGATGTTATCTCATCTCCTGCCGTAAAATAGCGTCCTTCTTCAAACATTCCGTACGTTGGCAAATGGTTTTTACGGTGAATATGGATCACATGTCCCTTGGAAAAATAAAGCGCACAGTTATACACCTTACCTTCATCCCAAAGCGCCGCACCAATGACAATGTCACACTCATTGCTGGCAAGCGACAATTCATTAAGTTCTTCTATTTTCCACGCGTCTTCATACAGCTTGTCTTGGAGCAGATACCCGCTCAATGCGAGTTCAGGGAAGATGACAACATCCGCATCTTTATGCTCATGTACCAATCTCAGCACATCGTGCAAATTGGATCGGTTCAGTTTGGGAGCGGATTGTATCAGGGCAATCTTCATGAGAGTGCTTCACAAACCTTTGCCAGAGAGTCCATATCGGAGATACCATAAGTTTCAATGTCTGGGGCATTACGTTTGTTTAAGCCTTTGAGAACCGCACCGTTTCCAAACTCGATCATAAGATCGATTTCACCTGCGATTGCTTCAATCGATTGTTTGTATTTCACCGGCTGAATCAGTTGTATTTTCAATAATTTCAACGCATCATCTTTATTCATATACTTTTCAGTCGTGACATTGGATACGATAGGAGCACTAAACGTGTTTGAAACCATTTGTTCCATCGCAATGCCGAGCGGTTCCATCGCACTTGAAAGCAATGGGCAATGGCTTGCGATCGACATATTCAAAAGCAATGCCCGTTTTGCACCCGCTTCTTTGAAAACACTCTCCATAGCTTGTAAATCTTCTTTAATCCCGGCTACGACTAATTGACCGTTTTGGTTGAAGTTTGCCGGCCAGACACGTTTACCTTCACCATTGGCTTTTGTACATAGTTCTTCGACAACGGCATCGTCCAATCCCAAAATGGCCATCATTCCGGCATTAATACTCTCACACGCTTCGCTCATCAGTTTTCCGCGCTTGTGCACCAATTCGACCGCATCTACATAGTCGATGGCACCACTTGCACATAATGCACTGAACTCCCCTAAAGAGTGCCCTAAAAACATAGTTGCAGTTGTAGGATGCGCTTCTTGAAACAATTTATACGCAATCATCGAAATCAATAAAATGGCAGGTTGAGTATATTCAGTTTGATCTAATTGTTCATTCGGTTCAAATAAAAGTTTGGTAAAATCAACGCCGATTCGTTCACCCGCTTTTTCAAACATTTCGCGTGCAAGCGCGCTGTTTTCATAAAACGATTTTCCCATCCCAACACTTTGAGACCCTTGACCGGGAAAAATCATAGCGATTTTTTTTGACATTAATTCTCCTTCGTTTCTAGTTGATATTCGGCATGATCCGAAATTTTTTTACGCAATGTATTTCGGTTTAATCCCAATCGTTCCGATAGCTGTAATTGCGATTTAAACCGTTTAATTCCCGCACGGATAAGCGGAACTTCATACAGATGTAAAAACTGCCGGTAATCGTTATTGCTGCCGAGTTTATCAATGAGATAATGTTCCATGATACCCATCAAATCATTCTCATTAATACTGTCGAAGAGATAGTGCAAATACACTTGCCGTCGAAGTGAAAT comes from the Sulfuricurvum sp. genome and includes:
- the fabD gene encoding ACP S-malonyltransferase — translated: MSKKIAMIFPGQGSQSVGMGKSFYENSALAREMFEKAGERIGVDFTKLLFEPNEQLDQTEYTQPAILLISMIAYKLFQEAHPTTATMFLGHSLGEFSALCASGAIDYVDAVELVHKRGKLMSEACESINAGMMAILGLDDAVVEELCTKANGEGKRVWPANFNQNGQLVVAGIKEDLQAMESVFKEAGAKRALLLNMSIASHCPLLSSAMEPLGIAMEQMVSNTFSAPIVSNVTTEKYMNKDDALKLLKIQLIQPVKYKQSIEAIAGEIDLMIEFGNGAVLKGLNKRNAPDIETYGISDMDSLAKVCEALS
- a CDS encoding nitrilase-related carbon-nitrogen hydrolase, which translates into the protein MKIALIQSAPKLNRSNLHDVLRLVHEHKDADVVIFPELALSGYLLQDKLYEDAWKIEELNELSLASNECDIVIGAALWDEGKVYNCALYFSKGHVIHIHRKNHLPTYGMFEEGRYFTAGDEITSFMTPYGEAIMVVCEDVWRAETIAAIAASEAQIVYVLAASPARGFNDEELEIQSQWDALLKTTALLSHNYVVFVNRVGFEDGLGFWGGSRVVSPMGAVETVLPLFESSWTSIELNNSLQKVGRYLAKNF
- a CDS encoding 5'-methylthioadenosine/adenosylhomocysteine nucleosidase — encoded protein: MKIAIMGAMREEIDPILEKFESYKTFEYAGNVFYTCTYGVHELVIAYSKIGKVFSAITASVMIERFGAQVLLFSGVAGGISKELKIGDLIMASALCQHDVDITAFGHPYGFIPEGSVMIETDSDLRSLAAEIAVDMSIDLYEGIIATGDQFVASAERKAWIEKTFNADALEMEGASVACVCHNFGIPFFVLRAISDSADGEAGVDFDTFLQSSAQVSAKFILEMVKRIGD